The following nucleotide sequence is from Solidesulfovibrio carbinolicus.
AACGAGAAAGCCGGCCGTGACCAGCAGGATGGTGGTGGAGCCCAGGGCGGCAACGAGGATGAAGCCGGCGGCAAAGGTGCCGACAATGCTGCCGCAGGTGGACAGGGCGTAGAGCCGGCCGGCGGTTTTGCCGGCATTGGCCGTCTGGTCGAGGCTTAAGCGAACGGCAAAGGGCGAAACCATGCCGAGAAGCCCGGCCGCCGGGGCGAAAAGGAGCAGCGTGGCGGCGATGACGCCAAATCGTGGCCCAAGGCCCCGGGTGACCAGGAAATCGAGGAGCAGCGCCTTGGTGGCGGCCGTGGCGGCGGTCAACAGCGCGGCCAGGAGAATAATCCGGGCCAGCACCTTGGGGTCCGGGCGACGGTCGGCGAGCCGGCCGCCCTGCCAGTACCCCAGGGCCAGGGCGGCCATGACCACGCCGATAAGCCCGGTCCAGACCACGATGGAGGTACCCAGAAACGGGGCGAGGATGCGCGCTCCGACGATTTCCAGCACCATCACCGCCGCGCCGCAGGAAAAAACCGTGAATGCCAACATGCCCGCTCCATATTACGTTTCGCCATTGCTGCCGCTGTTTACGTGTACCGATAGCCGGCCGCCCCCAAGCCCGTAAAGGGGAGCGAGGATTGTTTTTGACCGGAACCGGCGTCCTTTGCTAAAGTCAGGAACTCACCACTTTACCCCGGCAGGGAGGAGCAGCTTATGAAACGGTTCGTTACGGCGTTCGCGGGAGCGGTCATCACGTTTTCCATGGCTGGGGCGGCCATGGCGTTTTCCGGCGGGGCGGGCATTTCCGCCGATGAGGCGCTGGCCCGTCTCAAGGAAGGCAACACCCGCTATGTGGCCGGCGCGGCCGTGACCCCGCGCCAGGACGCGGCCCGGCGGCATGAAACCGCCACCGGCGGCCAGCATCCCTTTGTCTCGGTGCTGTCCTGCGCCGATTCCCGCGTGCCCGTGGAAACCGTCTTCGACCAAGGCATTGGCGATGTGTTCGTGATCCGCGTGGCCGGCAACGTGGCCAACACCGACGAGATCGGCACCATCGAATACGGGACTGAACACCTGGGCACGCCCCTGGTGGTGGTCCTGGCCCATACCAAGTGCGGCGCGGTCACGGCCGTGGTCAAGGGCGAGCATGTCACCGAAAACATCGGCAAGCTCGTGGCCCCCATCGTGCCGGCCGTGGCTTCGGTGAAGTCCCGCTTCGCCACCGATGATTTGAACGAGCTCATCAACCGTTCCATCGAGGCCAACATGTGGCAGGCCATCGCCGACATGTACGCCAAGAGCCCCTTGCTCAAGAAGATGGCGGCCGACGGCAAGATCAAGGTCGTGGGCGCGCTCTACGACATTGATTCCGGCGATGTCCATTGGTTTGGCGAGCATCCGTCCAACGCCAACCTGATCGGCAAGTAGCTGTCGTCATGATGTTTCTGGCGGCTCCCTCGGGGGCCGCTTTTTTTTGGACTTTTGGACAAAACCTCGGTAGGCCCAACCCCGTGCGTGCCGTCGTCATCATCGTCTTTGTCGTGGTCTATGCCGCCATGATCCTGGGCCGCCTGCCGGGTCTGGCCCTGGACCGGACCGGCGCGGCCGTGCTCGGGGCTTTGGCCCTTATCGCCGCCGGAACCATGACCGTTGCCGATGCCTGGGCCGCCGCTGACGTGCCGACCCT
It contains:
- a CDS encoding carbonic anhydrase — its product is MKRFVTAFAGAVITFSMAGAAMAFSGGAGISADEALARLKEGNTRYVAGAAVTPRQDAARRHETATGGQHPFVSVLSCADSRVPVETVFDQGIGDVFVIRVAGNVANTDEIGTIEYGTEHLGTPLVVVLAHTKCGAVTAVVKGEHVTENIGKLVAPIVPAVASVKSRFATDDLNELINRSIEANMWQAIADMYAKSPLLKKMAADGKIKVVGALYDIDSGDVHWFGEHPSNANLIGK